A window from Exiguobacterium marinum DSM 16307 encodes these proteins:
- a CDS encoding DEAD/DEAH box helicase — protein MTKFQDLQLSEALVKGVHKMGFEEATPIQAETIPVALTGVDVLGQAQTGTGKTAAFGIPTIERIDSKARQVQALVLAPTRELAIQVAEELNKIGEAKRVYALPVYGGQQIDRQIRGLKKNPQIVVATPGRLMDHMKRKTIKLDNIQTVILDEADEMLNMGFVEDIETILAGLPEERQTLLFSATMPPQIKKIAERFMKSPTIIKVKAKEMTVENINQQFLELREGQKFDTLCRLIDIDSPELSIIFARTKKRVDEVTEALIKRGYTADGLHGDLTQSKRDQVIRRFKNGTIDILVATDVAARGLDISGVTHVYNFDVPQDPESYVHRIGRTGRAGKTGTALTFITPREFGQVKAIERVTNKKMNRRHVPTIAEVLEGNQKQAAEELIERVQAGDFKAYTQLATELLEEYEAVELLAAALRGLTKEPDSTPVEISYAEPVRVKRQGGRGGDRGGYRGRNDRRGGGGRGGDRRGGRSGDRKGSYRGGDDRRRSDDRGPRRPRD, from the coding sequence TTGACAAAATTTCAAGACTTACAATTAAGTGAAGCATTAGTAAAAGGTGTACACAAAATGGGCTTCGAAGAAGCAACACCGATCCAAGCTGAGACAATTCCTGTCGCACTCACAGGAGTGGACGTATTAGGACAAGCACAAACAGGTACAGGGAAAACAGCAGCTTTCGGGATTCCGACTATTGAGCGAATCGATTCAAAGGCACGTCAAGTCCAAGCACTCGTTCTTGCACCGACACGTGAACTTGCGATTCAAGTTGCAGAAGAATTAAACAAAATCGGAGAAGCGAAGCGCGTTTACGCTCTTCCTGTGTATGGTGGTCAGCAAATCGACCGTCAAATCCGTGGTTTGAAAAAGAATCCACAAATCGTCGTTGCAACACCAGGACGTCTCATGGACCACATGAAACGTAAAACAATCAAACTTGATAACATTCAAACAGTTATCTTGGATGAAGCAGACGAAATGCTTAACATGGGCTTCGTTGAAGACATCGAAACGATTTTGGCAGGTCTTCCTGAAGAGCGCCAAACGCTTCTCTTCTCAGCAACGATGCCACCGCAAATCAAGAAGATTGCTGAGCGTTTCATGAAGTCGCCGACAATCATCAAAGTAAAAGCAAAAGAGATGACAGTTGAGAACATCAACCAACAGTTCCTCGAATTGCGCGAAGGTCAAAAATTCGATACGCTTTGCCGTTTGATTGATATCGACTCGCCAGAACTTAGCATCATCTTCGCTCGTACGAAGAAACGTGTTGATGAAGTGACAGAAGCACTCATTAAACGCGGATATACAGCAGACGGTCTTCACGGAGACTTGACGCAATCAAAACGTGACCAAGTCATTCGTCGTTTCAAAAATGGAACAATCGATATCTTGGTAGCGACAGATGTCGCAGCACGTGGACTCGACATCTCAGGCGTAACGCACGTTTACAACTTCGATGTGCCACAAGATCCAGAGAGCTACGTACACCGTATCGGTCGTACTGGTCGTGCTGGTAAAACAGGTACAGCCCTCACGTTCATCACACCACGTGAATTTGGACAAGTGAAGGCGATTGAACGCGTAACGAACAAGAAGATGAACCGTCGTCACGTACCGACGATCGCGGAAGTACTTGAAGGAAATCAAAAGCAAGCAGCTGAAGAGTTGATTGAACGCGTGCAAGCGGGTGATTTCAAAGCTTACACGCAACTTGCAACAGAACTCCTTGAAGAGTACGAAGCAGTTGAGCTTCTCGCTGCTGCCCTTCGTGGACTGACAAAAGAGCCAGATTCAACACCAGTTGAAATCTCGTATGCTGAACCAGTTCGTGTGAAGCGCCAAGGTGGCCGTGGTGGCGATCGTGGTGGATACCGTGGTCGTAACGACCGTCGTGGTGGCGGTGGCCGTGGTGGCGACCGTCGTGGCGGACGTAGCGGAGACCGTAAAGGATCATACCGTGGTGGTGACGATCGTCGTCGCTCGGATGACCGTGGTCCACGCCGTCCACGTGACTAA
- a CDS encoding CvfB family protein — translation MALRAGEVVDLVAERSADFGVFISNGREEVLLHRKEQTEEVTVGQTVRVFLYHDSEGRLASTMTIPTVSFDEYEWFEVTGVRYNTGVFVNIGIQKDVLVSMDDLPENRSYWPQAGDQLCVRLKYDQKGRLLGDPAPYAYLNLLARPSKEEWSNQDVQAVVVNKREVGVNVWVEGESLGFLHEAEMTRWPRLGEQLTVRVTQVKQDGTVLVSMKPRAYEAIDGDAASVLSYIEERGGQMPYGDKTSPDVIDREFGMSKAAFKRALGKLLKEKRVEKLDNGYKLK, via the coding sequence ATGGCATTGCGCGCAGGAGAAGTAGTAGACTTGGTCGCGGAACGTTCTGCTGATTTTGGAGTATTCATTAGTAACGGACGCGAAGAGGTACTCCTTCATCGGAAAGAACAGACGGAAGAAGTGACGGTTGGTCAAACGGTTCGTGTCTTTTTATATCATGACTCGGAAGGGCGTCTCGCATCGACGATGACCATTCCGACGGTCTCATTTGATGAGTACGAATGGTTTGAGGTGACGGGCGTTCGATATAACACGGGTGTCTTCGTCAATATTGGAATTCAAAAAGATGTTCTCGTTTCGATGGATGACTTACCGGAGAACCGTTCCTATTGGCCACAAGCAGGGGATCAATTATGTGTTCGTTTGAAGTATGACCAAAAAGGACGTTTACTTGGGGACCCTGCACCTTACGCGTATTTAAACTTGTTGGCGAGACCTTCTAAAGAAGAATGGAGCAACCAAGACGTTCAAGCGGTCGTCGTCAATAAACGTGAAGTCGGCGTTAACGTATGGGTTGAAGGCGAATCACTCGGTTTCTTGCATGAAGCAGAGATGACACGTTGGCCACGACTCGGTGAACAGTTAACGGTCCGCGTGACACAGGTCAAACAAGACGGAACGGTCCTCGTTTCAATGAAGCCGCGTGCCTATGAGGCAATTGACGGTGATGCAGCGAGTGTCCTTTCTTATATCGAGGAACGTGGTGGACAAATGCCATATGGCGATAAGACCTCACCAGACGTGATCGACCGCGAGTTCGGCATGAGTAAAGCCGCATTTAAACGGGCGCTCGGAAAATTGTTAAAAGAGAAGCGAGTTGAAAAACTCGACAACGGCTATAAATTGAAATAA
- a CDS encoding lysophospholipid acyltransferase family protein produces the protein MIRTVVWFFSFFAVLPITLPFLQRAKKIEPPQRYRYVQDIAYKWAQFLLKVAGADIRVHGQELIPDEPVVYVSNHQGNFDVPIMLTATKRPKAFISKIEVQKFPIIPRWMELMGCIFIDRSNRRQSIKAIRSGVETIQSGQSMIVFPEGTRSKGGSMKEFKAGSLTLATSSGAKVVPVAIQGSYKLLEAKNRITPATVDVTFLPAIDPADLPNKEIAATIEAAIRQQIEGENA, from the coding sequence ATGATTCGAACAGTAGTATGGTTTTTCTCATTTTTTGCAGTGTTACCAATCACCCTTCCATTTTTACAGAGAGCAAAGAAAATCGAACCTCCACAACGTTATCGTTATGTACAAGACATTGCCTATAAGTGGGCTCAGTTCTTGCTAAAAGTTGCGGGTGCCGATATTCGGGTCCATGGACAGGAACTGATTCCGGATGAGCCCGTCGTATATGTATCAAATCACCAAGGAAACTTCGACGTGCCCATCATGTTGACGGCCACGAAACGACCGAAAGCATTCATTTCAAAAATTGAAGTACAAAAATTCCCGATTATTCCGCGTTGGATGGAATTGATGGGCTGCATCTTCATCGACCGAAGTAATCGTCGTCAATCGATTAAGGCGATACGTTCCGGTGTCGAGACGATTCAGTCTGGTCAATCGATGATTGTCTTCCCGGAAGGAACACGTTCAAAAGGCGGTTCGATGAAAGAGTTCAAAGCCGGGAGTTTGACGCTCGCAACATCAAGCGGTGCCAAGGTTGTTCCTGTCGCGATTCAAGGAAGCTACAAACTGCTAGAAGCAAAGAACCGAATTACTCCGGCAACAGTCGACGTTACGTTCCTACCAGCAATCGACCCAGCCGATCTGCCAAACAAAGAAATCGCAGCGACGATTGAAGCAGCCATTCGTCAACAGATTGAAGGAGAGAACGCATGA
- a CDS encoding ABC-F family ATP-binding cassette domain-containing protein: MSLLMIEGIHKEFADKVLFDDVTMTIHPGDRIGIIGVNGSGKSTFMKIIAGTETADRGTMQHPNDYRIRYLTQTVQFGEGQTILDALFTSDTPSVRALKQFERARQALEVDPTSEQLLERFMKAQQAVDAADAWETEAKLKSILNRLGLPDVSVDVNALSGGQQKRVALAAALLDEADLLLLDEPTNELDADTIAWLETMLTDYRGAILLITHDRYFLNRVTNHILEIADGTSYFYNGNYELFLEKRAERKARAQSMEQKRQNILRRELAWLRRGAKARTTKQKARIQRVEDLKHQESLAEEEALDVSVGSRRLGKKVIEVEDMSFGYDESLLIQHFNWIFGRRERYGIVGPNGSGKSTLMNLLAKRLEPTSGIIVHGETVHLGYYGQQVEFEDESRRVIDEIERIAKVIYTPDGETITAGQMLERFLFTPDAQYKPIAKLSGGEKRRLVLLRILMDEPNVLFLDEPTNDLDTETLSVLEDYLESFPGTVIAVSHDRYFLDRVAAQLIAFEGGAIQVYHAEYSDYLATRQEEVRQVKKEKEPKEKKDRPKSEVVKFTFKEQKEWDTIEEDIAALEEQIEAQEATLATAGSDLGKVNELYAMIAELKEALDTKMERWAYLSEIDEQIQAQKKG, encoded by the coding sequence ATGAGTTTATTAATGATTGAAGGCATCCATAAAGAGTTTGCCGATAAAGTACTATTTGATGATGTGACGATGACCATCCACCCTGGAGATCGTATTGGTATCATCGGTGTGAACGGCTCTGGAAAGTCGACGTTTATGAAAATCATCGCCGGTACTGAGACAGCTGATCGGGGAACAATGCAACATCCGAACGATTATCGAATTCGCTATTTGACTCAAACTGTCCAATTCGGCGAAGGTCAAACGATTCTCGACGCCCTGTTCACAAGCGATACCCCGTCTGTGAGAGCGCTGAAACAATTCGAACGTGCCCGTCAAGCACTCGAAGTGGATCCAACGAGCGAGCAGTTACTCGAACGTTTCATGAAAGCTCAACAAGCCGTCGATGCTGCAGATGCTTGGGAAACGGAAGCAAAACTAAAATCAATTTTGAACCGCCTTGGCCTACCTGACGTATCGGTCGATGTAAATGCGCTCTCCGGCGGGCAACAAAAACGAGTCGCTCTCGCCGCAGCATTACTGGATGAGGCCGATTTATTACTTTTAGACGAACCGACGAATGAACTCGATGCCGATACGATTGCGTGGCTCGAGACGATGCTTACCGACTATCGAGGCGCAATCCTTCTCATCACCCACGATCGTTACTTCTTGAATCGTGTCACAAACCATATTTTAGAGATTGCGGACGGAACGAGTTACTTCTATAACGGAAACTATGAACTGTTTCTTGAGAAGCGTGCTGAGCGAAAAGCACGCGCCCAGTCGATGGAACAAAAACGACAAAATATTTTACGCCGTGAGCTCGCTTGGTTACGTCGAGGTGCAAAAGCACGAACGACGAAACAAAAAGCCCGCATTCAACGCGTTGAAGACTTGAAACATCAAGAGAGCTTAGCGGAAGAAGAAGCGCTCGATGTTTCGGTTGGTTCACGTCGCCTCGGTAAAAAAGTCATCGAAGTCGAAGACATGTCTTTCGGATACGACGAATCGTTATTGATTCAACATTTCAATTGGATTTTTGGTCGCCGTGAACGGTACGGGATTGTCGGACCGAATGGGAGTGGGAAGTCAACGCTCATGAACCTGCTCGCGAAACGTTTGGAACCGACAAGCGGTATAATCGTGCATGGAGAAACAGTTCATCTAGGTTACTACGGTCAACAAGTTGAGTTTGAAGATGAGTCAAGACGTGTCATCGATGAAATCGAGCGAATTGCGAAAGTGATTTATACCCCGGATGGCGAGACCATCACGGCCGGTCAAATGCTCGAGCGTTTCCTTTTCACACCGGACGCACAATATAAACCGATTGCGAAGTTATCCGGTGGCGAGAAACGCCGTCTCGTCCTGTTACGAATTTTGATGGACGAACCGAACGTCTTGTTCCTTGATGAGCCGACGAACGATTTGGATACGGAAACGTTGTCCGTGTTAGAAGACTATTTAGAATCGTTCCCAGGCACTGTCATCGCCGTCAGCCACGACCGTTATTTCTTAGACCGTGTCGCCGCCCAGTTAATTGCATTTGAAGGTGGAGCCATCCAAGTGTATCACGCAGAATATAGCGATTATCTGGCCACACGCCAAGAAGAGGTTCGTCAAGTAAAGAAAGAGAAAGAACCGAAAGAGAAGAAAGATCGTCCGAAATCAGAAGTCGTGAAATTCACCTTCAAAGAACAGAAGGAATGGGACACAATCGAGGAAGACATCGCTGCGCTTGAGGAACAGATTGAAGCGCAAGAAGCGACACTCGCGACAGCGGGTAGCGACCTCGGTAAAGTCAATGAATTGTATGCAATGATTGCAGAACTGAAAGAAGCACTCGATACGAAGATGGAACGCTGGGCGTACCTATCTGAAATCGACGAACAAATACAAGCACAAAAAAAGGGCTGA
- a CDS encoding response regulator — translation MIRVVLIDDHEMVRAGVSAFLSTQPDIEVVGEASDGATGAELAIAEKPDVVLMDLVMEPVDGVESTKRIKASWKEAKILVVTSFLDDEKVYPVIEAGAMSYVLKTANANEIADAIRQTAAGNPVMAAQVTGKMLERLRHPEMTLHESLTAREREILQLMAEGKSNQVIADELFISLKTVKTHVSNILTKLDVYDRTQAVVYAFQHNLVSKG, via the coding sequence ATGATTCGAGTCGTATTAATTGATGATCACGAAATGGTCCGAGCGGGCGTGTCTGCTTTTTTATCGACACAACCGGACATCGAAGTCGTCGGCGAAGCGTCGGACGGAGCAACGGGAGCGGAGCTTGCCATTGCAGAAAAACCGGACGTCGTCCTCATGGATCTGGTTATGGAGCCTGTTGACGGGGTCGAATCGACGAAACGAATTAAAGCAAGTTGGAAAGAAGCGAAAATTTTAGTCGTGACGAGTTTCTTAGATGATGAAAAAGTATATCCGGTGATCGAGGCCGGTGCGATGAGCTATGTCCTCAAGACGGCGAACGCGAACGAAATCGCGGATGCGATTCGTCAAACCGCTGCCGGAAATCCCGTCATGGCCGCCCAAGTGACGGGAAAGATGCTCGAACGTCTGCGCCATCCGGAAATGACACTCCATGAGAGTCTAACTGCCCGTGAACGAGAAATCTTGCAACTGATGGCGGAAGGTAAATCGAATCAAGTGATCGCAGATGAATTGTTCATTTCACTGAAAACGGTGAAGACACACGTCTCAAATATTTTGACGAAGCTTGACGTCTACGATCGGACACAAGCGGTCGTCTATGCATTCCAACATAATTTGGTCAGTAAAGGATGA
- a CDS encoding sensor histidine kinase, giving the protein MKKDSYPRTVVWHQLFSSLLTAFLITVAFLIGDSTSLSDLFSREEGLPFGVSILVIAVLIGSIFGVGSYFYLRRDFREVANALWKLENQKDITFRPMSPYRDTLERIVRVSKQRQEMIEMAKRVGERPISVEEARSEAVVEERRRVARELHDSVSQQLYAISMMTTAVKQTMQTKPELASKQMEQVELMAQTAQAEMRSLLLQLRPVELEGMTLKTGIERLLEELSRKQSTELVWRLEEVKLSRHTENELFRIVQEAISNTLRHAKAKRLEIEMRKVQQTVILKINDDGIGFNVDDTQVASYGLQSIRERTAEVGGTLRLVSVPNVGTQIEVRVKQQVEG; this is encoded by the coding sequence ATGAAAAAAGATTCTTATCCACGAACGGTCGTTTGGCATCAGTTATTTAGTAGCCTCTTGACGGCTTTCTTAATCACAGTAGCGTTTCTCATAGGTGACTCGACTTCACTGAGCGATTTATTTTCGCGGGAAGAAGGGTTGCCTTTCGGTGTGTCCATCCTTGTCATTGCCGTGTTGATTGGGAGTATTTTCGGCGTAGGCTCTTACTTTTATTTGCGTCGAGACTTTCGAGAAGTCGCCAATGCCTTGTGGAAACTGGAAAATCAAAAAGACATCACATTCCGTCCGATGTCTCCTTATCGGGATACACTCGAACGAATCGTCCGCGTGTCAAAACAGCGGCAAGAGATGATCGAGATGGCGAAGCGTGTCGGAGAGCGCCCGATCAGTGTAGAAGAGGCGCGAAGTGAGGCCGTCGTCGAAGAAAGACGTCGCGTCGCACGAGAACTTCATGACTCGGTGAGTCAACAGCTCTACGCCATCTCGATGATGACAACGGCGGTCAAACAGACGATGCAGACGAAACCGGAATTAGCGAGTAAGCAAATGGAACAAGTCGAGCTCATGGCTCAAACGGCACAGGCGGAGATGCGCTCGTTACTCCTGCAGCTGCGACCGGTCGAACTAGAAGGCATGACACTCAAGACGGGAATCGAACGTTTGTTAGAAGAATTGTCGCGCAAACAGTCGACCGAGCTCGTCTGGCGATTAGAAGAAGTGAAGCTGTCCCGTCATACCGAAAATGAACTATTCCGCATCGTACAGGAGGCCATTAGTAACACGTTACGGCACGCCAAAGCGAAACGTTTGGAAATCGAGATGCGTAAAGTGCAACAGACGGTCATTTTAAAGATCAACGATGATGGAATCGGATTTAATGTGGACGATACACAAGTCGCCTCATATGGATTACAATCGATAAGAGAGCGCACGGCAGAAGTCGGTGGAACGTTGCGGTTGGTCAGTGTGCCGAATGTCGGGACACAAATCGAAGTACGTGTGAAACAACAAGTGGAGGGGTAA
- the liaF gene encoding cell wall-active antibiotics response protein LiaF, translating to MERWNTRQIIGFMIILFSVGLFIDIVTGGNSVLFSMILPLLLLYIGRRFSRRGKQSASYIFYAIGGILLIGLIFSSAAFGFVLSGLLLLFGYRLYKNRPVEAKIRTPIRQEQAFSFGMKESGHYVLRDTNEFFLLRDVEMDLSQAIIPEGETFLLLNGLAGDIRILIPAGYDYSIDASIGFGKVQVDDSNYSPVFNRRFYTASDDYVQATRKVRIHIVLMSGSVEVMTV from the coding sequence ATGGAGCGTTGGAACACACGTCAAATCATCGGATTCATGATTATTTTATTTTCAGTCGGACTGTTTATCGATATCGTGACGGGTGGGAATAGCGTCTTATTCAGCATGATTCTCCCGCTACTTCTCCTCTATATCGGACGACGGTTCAGTCGTCGGGGCAAGCAGTCAGCGAGCTATATCTTTTATGCGATTGGCGGCATCCTCTTGATCGGCTTGATTTTCTCATCTGCCGCATTCGGATTCGTGCTCTCGGGACTGTTATTGTTATTCGGGTACCGACTCTATAAGAATCGACCAGTCGAAGCGAAAATTCGGACACCCATTCGCCAGGAGCAAGCTTTCTCGTTCGGTATGAAAGAATCAGGACACTATGTGTTACGTGATACGAACGAGTTCTTTTTACTACGGGATGTCGAGATGGACCTATCACAAGCCATTATTCCGGAAGGGGAGACATTCTTACTCCTGAATGGTCTTGCAGGAGACATCCGAATTCTCATTCCAGCGGGTTATGACTATTCGATTGATGCGTCGATCGGTTTCGGTAAAGTTCAGGTGGATGACTCGAACTATTCGCCAGTGTTCAATCGCCGCTTCTATACAGCGTCCGATGATTATGTTCAAGCCACACGGAAAGTTCGGATTCATATCGTGCTCATGAGCGGAAGTGTCGAGGTGATGACGGTATGA
- a CDS encoding PspA/IM30 family protein: protein MKTPFDQFRELANELTKEISKEVKKYQDKEMPRSSGEAELNRHIRGAEKEALSVERLVERQRTLLSELAEKRDDAKKMADKRYEQTELAKQANEEKLAERAALESKHYGEQYRYFEGLIDEGERELDALERRALEMKLKLDEMQNKRYEFAMRENLDLLKGTLDQIFGQNTSQSHPFTEEEKKEEPAEEKQDTQADEDDFEAKLKELERRFKQE, encoded by the coding sequence ATGAAGACACCGTTTGATCAGTTTCGTGAATTAGCGAATGAGTTGACGAAAGAGATTTCAAAAGAAGTGAAGAAGTATCAAGATAAAGAGATGCCACGTTCAAGCGGAGAAGCGGAATTGAACCGTCATATCCGTGGAGCGGAGAAGGAAGCGTTGTCTGTTGAGCGACTTGTTGAACGTCAACGTACACTACTCTCAGAACTTGCTGAAAAACGTGACGATGCCAAGAAAATGGCGGATAAGCGATATGAACAGACAGAGCTGGCGAAACAAGCTAATGAAGAGAAGTTGGCAGAGCGTGCAGCGCTCGAGTCGAAACATTACGGAGAACAGTACCGTTATTTTGAAGGCTTGATTGATGAAGGAGAGCGTGAATTGGATGCACTTGAACGTCGTGCGCTCGAGATGAAACTCAAGCTCGATGAGATGCAGAACAAACGATATGAGTTCGCGATGCGTGAAAATCTAGATCTGTTAAAAGGGACACTCGACCAAATTTTTGGTCAGAACACGTCACAGTCTCATCCTTTCACTGAGGAAGAAAAGAAAGAAGAGCCTGCTGAAGAGAAACAAGACACGCAAGCAGACGAAGATGATTTTGAAGCAAAACTAAAAGAACTGGAGCGTCGCTTTAAACAGGAGTGA
- a CDS encoding lmo0954 family membrane protein: MNHQVKKVLFIVAGIALVLVLIGALPNMILFGLGALVTLWAGVRFQAVTHIGAKVGFGILAVVGIGTMLSNIWALVGVIVAWLLFKGYMMYTGQKRDPDVEILDADGTRAGRSSFQQFDQVWQKFVNRR; encoded by the coding sequence ATGAATCACCAAGTGAAGAAGGTGCTGTTCATCGTGGCCGGGATCGCTCTAGTGCTCGTGTTAATCGGTGCTTTACCGAATATGATTTTGTTCGGATTAGGAGCTCTCGTGACGCTTTGGGCTGGGGTCCGTTTTCAGGCTGTGACACACATCGGTGCTAAAGTTGGTTTCGGAATCCTTGCTGTCGTCGGGATTGGGACGATGCTCTCGAACATTTGGGCACTCGTCGGAGTGATTGTGGCATGGTTGTTATTTAAAGGGTATATGATGTATACGGGACAAAAACGAGATCCGGATGTCGAGATTTTAGATGCGGATGGAACTCGTGCTGGCCGTAGCAGCTTCCAACAGTTCGATCAAGTGTGGCAGAAATTTGTTAATCGTCGTTAA
- the rsgA gene encoding ribosome small subunit-dependent GTPase A yields MFQQTETGRVTAQFQHLYTVSIGEKGYMCGVSGKFRHAATSERDYPVIGDYVTIQVREHGQGTIHHLLERRTVLSRAAAGNETREQLICANVDYVLITMACGHDFNIRRLERYTLAAWDTGAIPIIVLTKTDQVDSVDTLLEDIQVNAPGIQVFPVSAVTGEGVAELRHALPSESTIAFVGSSGVGKSTLTNALAHEALAVTQTVRAQDERGKHTTTHRELFRIDDLYVIDTPGMREFGLWEGSEHLEDTFRDIEALAETCRFRDCSHQKEPGCAVQEALTNGTIDAKRYASYLKLERELLYMEKKQAEHARVLEKKKRRS; encoded by the coding sequence TTGTTTCAACAAACTGAAACGGGACGTGTCACGGCACAGTTCCAACATCTTTATACGGTTTCCATCGGAGAGAAAGGTTATATGTGCGGAGTCTCCGGAAAATTTCGACATGCAGCGACGAGCGAACGGGATTACCCGGTCATCGGCGATTATGTCACGATTCAAGTTCGCGAGCATGGTCAAGGTACGATTCACCATCTCCTTGAACGTCGGACCGTTCTATCACGAGCGGCTGCCGGCAACGAGACACGTGAACAACTGATCTGCGCGAACGTCGACTACGTCTTGATTACGATGGCGTGTGGACACGACTTCAATATCCGCCGACTAGAGCGCTATACGTTAGCCGCTTGGGACACAGGCGCCATTCCAATCATCGTCCTGACGAAGACCGACCAAGTCGACTCCGTCGACACATTGCTTGAAGACATTCAAGTGAACGCACCCGGGATTCAAGTATTCCCCGTCAGTGCCGTGACGGGAGAAGGTGTGGCTGAACTTCGTCACGCGTTACCGAGCGAGAGCACGATTGCATTCGTCGGTTCGTCCGGAGTCGGAAAGTCCACACTGACGAACGCCCTCGCCCACGAGGCACTCGCCGTCACACAAACCGTTCGGGCACAAGACGAGCGTGGGAAGCATACGACGACACACCGCGAACTCTTCCGAATCGATGATTTATACGTCATAGACACACCGGGGATGCGAGAATTCGGACTATGGGAAGGAAGCGAGCATCTCGAGGACACGTTCCGTGATATCGAAGCGCTTGCTGAGACGTGTCGTTTCCGCGACTGTTCACATCAGAAAGAACCTGGCTGCGCCGTCCAAGAGGCGCTTACGAACGGTACGATAGATGCGAAACGCTACGCGAGTTACCTCAAACTCGAACGAGAACTTCTCTATATGGAGAAGAAACAGGCAGAACATGCACGAGTGTTAGAAAAGAAAAAGCGCCGGTCATAA
- a CDS encoding Nramp family divalent metal transporter, which produces MRQKKEGYVMLNEVESPRTHHSISQKMKTLLPFLGPAFVASIAYIDPGNYATNIAAGSQFGYLLLWVILIANIMAGLIQTLSAKIGIATGKNLPEICRDRFSRKTAIFLWIQAELMIMATDLAEFVGAALGIYLVFDVTLIQAALLAAVGSFAILEVQRRGYRPLETVITGMLLVVALAFAIQTFSAQPEMKPLLSGLLIPRFDGTESILLAAGILGATVMPHAIYLHSALTQRRIIGKDTVARKRIMKFERIDVMIAMIFAGAINASMLIIAAAVFYKNGIIVNDLEIAHQQFDSFLGSPIAMLFGIGLMVAGLSSASVGTLAGDVVMQGYIQKHIPIYVRRLITMTPPLLLILSGVNLSNALVWSQVVLSFGIAFALVPLLLFTSNKQLMGGLVNHRFTTWIGWGITAIVIALNLFLILQTFV; this is translated from the coding sequence ATCAGGCAAAAGAAAGAAGGATATGTCATGTTGAACGAAGTCGAATCGCCTCGAACACATCACTCGATATCTCAAAAAATGAAAACACTCCTCCCATTTCTAGGTCCGGCTTTTGTCGCTTCGATTGCTTATATTGACCCCGGAAACTATGCGACCAATATTGCCGCAGGTTCTCAGTTTGGTTACTTGCTTCTATGGGTGATTTTAATTGCAAACATCATGGCCGGTTTGATTCAAACGTTATCTGCCAAAATCGGAATCGCGACCGGAAAAAATTTACCTGAGATTTGTCGAGATCGCTTCTCTCGGAAAACTGCCATCTTTTTATGGATTCAAGCCGAGTTGATGATTATGGCAACTGATTTGGCCGAGTTTGTCGGTGCCGCCCTCGGAATCTACCTGGTGTTTGACGTAACACTGATTCAAGCCGCACTCCTCGCAGCGGTCGGTTCCTTTGCGATTTTAGAAGTGCAACGACGTGGCTACCGACCTCTCGAAACGGTTATAACAGGTATGCTACTCGTTGTCGCTCTCGCATTCGCCATTCAAACGTTCAGTGCTCAACCTGAAATGAAGCCTCTTTTATCCGGTCTCTTAATTCCTCGTTTCGATGGCACTGAGAGTATTTTACTGGCTGCCGGAATATTAGGTGCAACCGTGATGCCGCACGCCATTTACTTACACTCTGCGTTGACGCAACGACGGATCATCGGAAAAGATACGGTGGCACGAAAGCGAATTATGAAATTCGAACGAATCGATGTGATGATTGCAATGATTTTTGCTGGTGCGATCAATGCGAGCATGTTAATTATCGCTGCTGCTGTCTTTTATAAGAACGGTATAATCGTAAATGACTTGGAGATTGCCCACCAGCAGTTCGATTCCTTTTTAGGTTCACCGATTGCTATGCTGTTCGGGATTGGATTAATGGTCGCTGGACTATCAAGCGCATCTGTCGGTACGTTGGCTGGAGATGTCGTTATGCAAGGTTATATTCAAAAGCATATCCCGATTTACGTGCGTCGTCTAATTACGATGACCCCACCGCTCTTACTCATTTTGTCTGGCGTCAATTTGTCAAACGCTCTCGTTTGGAGTCAAGTCGTTCTTTCGTTCGGCATCGCGTTTGCCCTCGTCCCCTTACTTCTCTTTACGAGCAACAAGCAATTGATGGGCGGACTGGTGAATCACCGCTTCACAACATGGATCGGTTGGGGAATTACAGCGATTGTCATCGCATTAAATCTCTTTTTGATTCTCCAAACTTTTGTCTAA